One segment of Cydia amplana chromosome 16, ilCydAmpl1.1, whole genome shotgun sequence DNA contains the following:
- the LOC134655302 gene encoding uncharacterized protein LOC134655302 has translation MDHIQQLQKKMDELEKMFSSQMASFESSIAEKDIPSGSSLELDFKNFKKFIWKAVECLQQQMGFVSASLEELETRSRSGMLLLHGIKETEGEDVTTIAASEFKDTLQVQNITANSFFACHRLGKKRGSKPRPILVKFGCVRTRAAVWAAKKKFKGSGKTISEFLIASRHAVFLEARRIYGVQGSWTRDGRIVVQCGNGTRHKVTTMTELLSLSVSEPAADAKVPAEVPEAASVQRAEVAKKPAQALKEPGAAGTTRRAHNLRKKSPSASGSR, from the coding sequence ATGGACCATATCCAGCAGCTGCAAAAGAAGATGGACGAGCTGGAGAAAATGTTTTCGTCCCAAATGGCTTCCTTTGAGAGCAGCATTGCCGAGAAGGACATTCCAAGTGGTTCTTCGCTGGAGTTGGATTTCAAAAACTTTAAGAAATTCATATGGAAAGCGGTCGAGTGTCTACAACAGCAGATGGGTTTTGTGTCGGCATCCTTGGAAGAATTAGAGACCCGGTCACGGTCAGGCATGCTACTCCTTCATGGTATTAAGGAGACAGAGGGTGAGGATGTCACCACAATTGCTGCCTCTGAGTTCAAGGATACATTGCAGGTCCAAAATATCACAGCAAATTCCTTCTTTGCTTGCCATCGTCTGGGCAAAAAGCGAGGTTCCAAACCAAGACCTATACTGGTGAAGTTTGGTTGTGTGCGGACCCGGGCTGCAGTGTGGGCAGCgaagaagaaattcaaaggttcTGGCAAAACCATCTCTGAGTTTCTCATAGCATCTCGCCATGCGGTTTTCCTGGAGGCTCGGCGAATATATGGCGTGCAGGGCAGCTGGACTAGGGATGGGCGGATCGTCGTGCAGTGCGGCAATGGGACGCGTCACAAGGTAACAACGATGACGGAGCTGCTTTCGTTGTCTGTGTCAGAACCGGCTGCTGATGCTAAAGTTCCCGCTGAAGTTCCTGAAGCAGCCTCAGTTCAACGTGCCGAAGTCGCCAAAAAACCTGCGCAGGCGCTGAAGGAACCCGGCGCTGCCGGAACTACGAGACGCGCACATAACCTCAGGAAGAAGAGTCCTTCCGCCTCCGGATCTCGGTAG
- the LOC134655303 gene encoding SID1 transmembrane family member 1-like, translating to MYQRMVFQTGNQDLCYYNFFCAHPLGPLADFNHVYSNIGYVLLGIAFMAQVRIRQVAQRKKQGAELGIPLHHGIFYWMGLALSMEGILSACYHLCPNKMNFQFDSSFMYVLAVLCMIKLYQNRVCLYIFDSHDLWHAASAAALYLSFNMLLTIDDPLADTLRELIPVF from the exons ATGTATCAAAGGATGGTCTTCCAAACCGGCAACCAAGACCTATGCTACTACAACTTTTTCTGCGCGCACCCGCTGGGCCCCCTCGCGGACTTCAACCACGTCTACTCGAACATAGGCTACGTCCTACTAGGCATCGCCTTCATGGCCCAAGTGAGGATACGGCAGGTGGCGCAGAGGAAAAAACAGGGTGCGGAATTGGGCATCCCTCTCCACCACGGCATCTTCTACTGGATGGGGCTGGCCCTCAGCATGGAGGGCATACTCTCCGCCTGCTACCACCTGTGCCCCAACAAGATGAACTTCCAGTTTGATTCGTCGTTCATGTACGTGTTAGCGGTGCTGTGCATGATCAAGCTGTACCAGAACC GTGTCTGTTTGTATATATTTGACAGCCACGATCTCTGGCACGCGGCGTCCGCGGCCGCCCTGTACCTGTCCTTCAACATGTTGCTGACTATAGACGACCCATTAGCTGACACCCTTAGGGAACTCATACCTgtgttttaa
- the LOC134655238 gene encoding allergen Tha p 1-like, whose translation MKSILITIAVLCTLVVAESEKYTEKYDSLDIDAIIGNKRLMAAYVRCVLEKGKCTPEGKLLKAHITDALQTGCAKCTIAQRGGMRKMIHHLIKEEPEVWAALIDKYDPKKVYIHKYHHQLNSVIEE comes from the exons ATGAAGTCCATCCTCATCACTATCGCCGTCCTCTGCACGCTGGTAGTGGCAGAGAGTGAGAAGTACACAGAAAAGTACGACTCCTTGGACATCGACGCCATCATTGGTAACAAACGACTGATGGCGGCATACGTGAGGTGTGTGCTGGAGAAAGGAAAATGCACGCCGGAGGGCAAGCTTCTCAAAG cACACATCACCGACGCCCTACAAACCGGCTGTGCCAAATGCACCATCGCCCAAAGAGGAGGTATGCGCAAAATGATCCACCACCTCATCAAGGAAGAGCCCGAGGTCTGGGCGGCCCTGATCGACAAATACGACCCTAAGAAGGTCTACATACACAAGTACCATCATCAGCTCAATTCTGTCATAGAGGAATAA